A genomic stretch from Bos javanicus breed banteng chromosome 3, ARS-OSU_banteng_1.0, whole genome shotgun sequence includes:
- the CD244 gene encoding natural killer cell receptor 2B4 isoform X1, whose amino-acid sequence MLGQVLALTLLLLIKGHQGQGSADHVVAISGQPVWLRPRSLQTNIFSVKWKIQPYSSSSNCFTWSWSNYSGQIEERRTLGQNPNCFNKSFNFTSKDFTLLIEAAQPQDSGLYILEVTSHSGNFWKHKFNVSIFESLLLDRVEKPHLVEKWKVLDGGICQVTLSCLVARGGDVSYAWYKGSNLIQIPGNITELVENIDVNASHVYTCNVSNPVSWANHSLQLTQGCQSDHQDFTFLIILVSIVILLVALFLSTLTYICVWRRKRKQSRTSPKVLTIYEDVNNLRTRSNQPLSSGHGEEEENKGAEKTKEAEGDLGAELYLLGKDAALEQKPPGEGNTIYSTIQAQASASTSQDNANTLYSLVQASWKTGSKKTKQSPSFDKTIYEEVGKRPSKAENPARLSRRELENFCVYS is encoded by the exons GTTCTGCTGATCATGTGGTTGCAATCTCAGGACAGCCTGTCTGGTTACGCCCCCGCAGCTTACAAACAAATATATTCTCTGTTAAATGGAAGATTCAACCATACTCAAGTTCAAGTAATTGTTTTACATGGTCTTGGAGCAATTATTCTGGCCAGATCGAAGAAAGGAGAACTTTGGGTCAGAATCCAAACTGTTTCAACAAAAGCTTCAATTTTACAAGCAAAGACTTCACTCTTCTCATCGAGGCAGCTCAGCCACAGGACAGTGGCCTCTACATCCTGGAGGTCACCAGTCACTCTGGGAATTTTTGGAAACACAAGTTCAATGTTTCTATATTTG AATCTCTGCTTCTAGATCGTGTTGAGAAGCCCCATCTGGTGGAGAAGTGGAAGGTCCTGGATGGGGGCATTTGTCAAGTGACTCTGTCCTGCTTAGTTGCCAGAGGTGGTGATGTGAGCTATGCTTGGTATAAAGGGAGTAATCTGATCCAGATACCTGGGAACATCACAGAACTGGTGGAGAACATTGATGTCAATGCTTCACATGTATATACCTGCAATGTCAGCAATCCAGTCAGTTGGGCAAACCACAGCCTCCAACTAACTCAGGGCTGTCAGAGTGACCACCAAG ATTTCACCTTTCTGATCATTTTGGTGAGCATTGTGATTCTCCTCGTGGCACTGTTCCTGAGCACCCTCACCTACATCTGtgtgtggaggaggaagaggaagcagtCAC GGACAAGCCCAAAAGTTCTGACAATCTATGAAGATGTCAACAACCTGCGAACCAGGAGTAATCAA CCTCTTAGCTCTGGCCatggagaagaagaggaaaataaggGGGCAGAGAAGACAAAGGAAGCAGAAGGGGATCTTGGTGCCGAATTGTACCTACTGGGAAAGGATGCTGCCCTG GAGCagaaaccccctggagaagggaataccatcTACTCCACGATCCAGGCCCAG gcTTCTGCTTCCACATCACAAGATAATGCAAATACACTGTATTCATTGGTACAGGCTTCCTGGAAG ACTGGATCCAAGAAGACGAAACAAAGCCCATCCTTCGATAAAACTATCTACGAAGAG GTTGGAAAAAGACCTTCCAAAGCTGAGAACCCTGCTCGACTGAGTCGCAGGGAGCTGGAGAACTTCTGCGTATATTCCTAG
- the CD244 gene encoding natural killer cell receptor 2B4 isoform X2, producing the protein MLGQVLALTLLLLIKGHQGQGSADHVVAISGQPVWLRPRSLQTNIFSVKWKIQPYSSSSNCFTWSWSNYSGQIEERRTLGQNPNCFNKSFNFTSKDFTLLIEAAQPQDSGLYILEVTSHSGNFWKHKFNVSIFDRVEKPHLVEKWKVLDGGICQVTLSCLVARGGDVSYAWYKGSNLIQIPGNITELVENIDVNASHVYTCNVSNPVSWANHSLQLTQGCQSDHQDFTFLIILVSIVILLVALFLSTLTYICVWRRKRKQSRTSPKVLTIYEDVNNLRTRSNQPLSSGHGEEEENKGAEKTKEAEGDLGAELYLLGKDAALEQKPPGEGNTIYSTIQAQASASTSQDNANTLYSLVQASWKTGSKKTKQSPSFDKTIYEEVGKRPSKAENPARLSRRELENFCVYS; encoded by the exons GTTCTGCTGATCATGTGGTTGCAATCTCAGGACAGCCTGTCTGGTTACGCCCCCGCAGCTTACAAACAAATATATTCTCTGTTAAATGGAAGATTCAACCATACTCAAGTTCAAGTAATTGTTTTACATGGTCTTGGAGCAATTATTCTGGCCAGATCGAAGAAAGGAGAACTTTGGGTCAGAATCCAAACTGTTTCAACAAAAGCTTCAATTTTACAAGCAAAGACTTCACTCTTCTCATCGAGGCAGCTCAGCCACAGGACAGTGGCCTCTACATCCTGGAGGTCACCAGTCACTCTGGGAATTTTTGGAAACACAAGTTCAATGTTTCTATATTTG ATCGTGTTGAGAAGCCCCATCTGGTGGAGAAGTGGAAGGTCCTGGATGGGGGCATTTGTCAAGTGACTCTGTCCTGCTTAGTTGCCAGAGGTGGTGATGTGAGCTATGCTTGGTATAAAGGGAGTAATCTGATCCAGATACCTGGGAACATCACAGAACTGGTGGAGAACATTGATGTCAATGCTTCACATGTATATACCTGCAATGTCAGCAATCCAGTCAGTTGGGCAAACCACAGCCTCCAACTAACTCAGGGCTGTCAGAGTGACCACCAAG ATTTCACCTTTCTGATCATTTTGGTGAGCATTGTGATTCTCCTCGTGGCACTGTTCCTGAGCACCCTCACCTACATCTGtgtgtggaggaggaagaggaagcagtCAC GGACAAGCCCAAAAGTTCTGACAATCTATGAAGATGTCAACAACCTGCGAACCAGGAGTAATCAA CCTCTTAGCTCTGGCCatggagaagaagaggaaaataaggGGGCAGAGAAGACAAAGGAAGCAGAAGGGGATCTTGGTGCCGAATTGTACCTACTGGGAAAGGATGCTGCCCTG GAGCagaaaccccctggagaagggaataccatcTACTCCACGATCCAGGCCCAG gcTTCTGCTTCCACATCACAAGATAATGCAAATACACTGTATTCATTGGTACAGGCTTCCTGGAAG ACTGGATCCAAGAAGACGAAACAAAGCCCATCCTTCGATAAAACTATCTACGAAGAG GTTGGAAAAAGACCTTCCAAAGCTGAGAACCCTGCTCGACTGAGTCGCAGGGAGCTGGAGAACTTCTGCGTATATTCCTAG
- the CD244 gene encoding natural killer cell receptor 2B4 isoform X3 has product MLGQVLALTLLLLIKGHQGQGSADHVVAISGQPVWLRPRSLQTNIFSVKWKIQPYSSSSNCFTWSWSNYSGQIEERRTLGQNPNCFNKSFNFTSKDFTLLIEAAQPQDSGLYILEVTSHSGNFWKHKFNVSIFESLLLDRVEKPHLVEKWKVLDGGICQVTLSCLVARGGDVSYAWYKGSNLIQIPGNITELVENIDVNASHVYTCNVSNPVSWANHSLQLTQGCQSDHQDFTFLIILVSIVILLVALFLSTLTYICVWRRKRKQSRTSPKVLTIYEDVNNLRTRSNQEQKPPGEGNTIYSTIQAQASASTSQDNANTLYSLVQASWKTGSKKTKQSPSFDKTIYEEVGKRPSKAENPARLSRRELENFCVYS; this is encoded by the exons GTTCTGCTGATCATGTGGTTGCAATCTCAGGACAGCCTGTCTGGTTACGCCCCCGCAGCTTACAAACAAATATATTCTCTGTTAAATGGAAGATTCAACCATACTCAAGTTCAAGTAATTGTTTTACATGGTCTTGGAGCAATTATTCTGGCCAGATCGAAGAAAGGAGAACTTTGGGTCAGAATCCAAACTGTTTCAACAAAAGCTTCAATTTTACAAGCAAAGACTTCACTCTTCTCATCGAGGCAGCTCAGCCACAGGACAGTGGCCTCTACATCCTGGAGGTCACCAGTCACTCTGGGAATTTTTGGAAACACAAGTTCAATGTTTCTATATTTG AATCTCTGCTTCTAGATCGTGTTGAGAAGCCCCATCTGGTGGAGAAGTGGAAGGTCCTGGATGGGGGCATTTGTCAAGTGACTCTGTCCTGCTTAGTTGCCAGAGGTGGTGATGTGAGCTATGCTTGGTATAAAGGGAGTAATCTGATCCAGATACCTGGGAACATCACAGAACTGGTGGAGAACATTGATGTCAATGCTTCACATGTATATACCTGCAATGTCAGCAATCCAGTCAGTTGGGCAAACCACAGCCTCCAACTAACTCAGGGCTGTCAGAGTGACCACCAAG ATTTCACCTTTCTGATCATTTTGGTGAGCATTGTGATTCTCCTCGTGGCACTGTTCCTGAGCACCCTCACCTACATCTGtgtgtggaggaggaagaggaagcagtCAC GGACAAGCCCAAAAGTTCTGACAATCTATGAAGATGTCAACAACCTGCGAACCAGGAGTAATCAA GAGCagaaaccccctggagaagggaataccatcTACTCCACGATCCAGGCCCAG gcTTCTGCTTCCACATCACAAGATAATGCAAATACACTGTATTCATTGGTACAGGCTTCCTGGAAG ACTGGATCCAAGAAGACGAAACAAAGCCCATCCTTCGATAAAACTATCTACGAAGAG GTTGGAAAAAGACCTTCCAAAGCTGAGAACCCTGCTCGACTGAGTCGCAGGGAGCTGGAGAACTTCTGCGTATATTCCTAG
- the CD244 gene encoding natural killer cell receptor 2B4 isoform X4, whose protein sequence is MLGQVLALTLLLLIKGHQGQGSADHVVAISGQPVWLRPRSLQTNIFSVKWKIQPYSSSSNCFTWSWSNYSGQIEERRTLGQNPNCFNKSFNFTSKDFTLLIEAAQPQDSGLYILEVTSHSGNFWKHKFNVSIFDRVEKPHLVEKWKVLDGGICQVTLSCLVARGGDVSYAWYKGSNLIQIPGNITELVENIDVNASHVYTCNVSNPVSWANHSLQLTQGCQSDHQDFTFLIILVSIVILLVALFLSTLTYICVWRRKRKQSRTSPKVLTIYEDVNNLRTRSNQEQKPPGEGNTIYSTIQAQASASTSQDNANTLYSLVQASWKTGSKKTKQSPSFDKTIYEEVGKRPSKAENPARLSRRELENFCVYS, encoded by the exons GTTCTGCTGATCATGTGGTTGCAATCTCAGGACAGCCTGTCTGGTTACGCCCCCGCAGCTTACAAACAAATATATTCTCTGTTAAATGGAAGATTCAACCATACTCAAGTTCAAGTAATTGTTTTACATGGTCTTGGAGCAATTATTCTGGCCAGATCGAAGAAAGGAGAACTTTGGGTCAGAATCCAAACTGTTTCAACAAAAGCTTCAATTTTACAAGCAAAGACTTCACTCTTCTCATCGAGGCAGCTCAGCCACAGGACAGTGGCCTCTACATCCTGGAGGTCACCAGTCACTCTGGGAATTTTTGGAAACACAAGTTCAATGTTTCTATATTTG ATCGTGTTGAGAAGCCCCATCTGGTGGAGAAGTGGAAGGTCCTGGATGGGGGCATTTGTCAAGTGACTCTGTCCTGCTTAGTTGCCAGAGGTGGTGATGTGAGCTATGCTTGGTATAAAGGGAGTAATCTGATCCAGATACCTGGGAACATCACAGAACTGGTGGAGAACATTGATGTCAATGCTTCACATGTATATACCTGCAATGTCAGCAATCCAGTCAGTTGGGCAAACCACAGCCTCCAACTAACTCAGGGCTGTCAGAGTGACCACCAAG ATTTCACCTTTCTGATCATTTTGGTGAGCATTGTGATTCTCCTCGTGGCACTGTTCCTGAGCACCCTCACCTACATCTGtgtgtggaggaggaagaggaagcagtCAC GGACAAGCCCAAAAGTTCTGACAATCTATGAAGATGTCAACAACCTGCGAACCAGGAGTAATCAA GAGCagaaaccccctggagaagggaataccatcTACTCCACGATCCAGGCCCAG gcTTCTGCTTCCACATCACAAGATAATGCAAATACACTGTATTCATTGGTACAGGCTTCCTGGAAG ACTGGATCCAAGAAGACGAAACAAAGCCCATCCTTCGATAAAACTATCTACGAAGAG GTTGGAAAAAGACCTTCCAAAGCTGAGAACCCTGCTCGACTGAGTCGCAGGGAGCTGGAGAACTTCTGCGTATATTCCTAG